A single region of the Thermodesulfobacteriota bacterium genome encodes:
- a CDS encoding universal stress protein, which translates to MWKKVLLASNGVEQDRLAIEEAVAIAKRFGSSLDIAAVVDVNEEFETTAPGLTDKLRAKMKKTIDELVARAARDGVKATESVSVGEAHVRFSEKVKELGTDLVVMGTRGRAGLKKIFMGSLTANVIGHVGCSVLVAKGEPKRGEYKSLLVPTDGSESSNHAIHAACRLAKELGSKITILNVVPVYGDQVDLATKTGLSEVFAVESKAIMTKAEQIAKEYGLSVTGIVVDEGYPADEIARVAKEGKSDLIVIGSHGSAGITHAVMGSTAQQVIEQAPCPILVVRQ; encoded by the coding sequence ATGTGGAAAAAAGTTCTTTTGGCCAGTAACGGAGTGGAACAGGACCGCCTGGCAATCGAAGAGGCAGTAGCGATAGCTAAACGCTTCGGGAGTTCGCTCGATATAGCAGCGGTGGTGGATGTGAACGAAGAGTTTGAAACTACGGCCCCAGGACTGACTGACAAACTCAGGGCCAAAATGAAAAAAACCATAGACGAGCTGGTCGCTCGGGCTGCCAGGGACGGTGTAAAGGCTACCGAGTCTGTGTCTGTTGGTGAAGCGCATGTGCGTTTCAGTGAAAAAGTCAAGGAACTCGGGACAGATCTGGTCGTGATGGGGACGCGTGGCCGGGCCGGTCTGAAAAAGATTTTCATGGGAAGTTTAACTGCAAACGTAATCGGCCATGTGGGATGCAGTGTTCTGGTAGCCAAGGGAGAGCCCAAACGCGGTGAATACAAATCACTTCTCGTCCCCACTGACGGATCAGAGTCCAGCAACCATGCCATTCACGCGGCCTGTCGCCTCGCCAAAGAACTGGGTTCCAAGATTACCATCCTGAATGTCGTTCCGGTGTACGGTGATCAGGTTGACCTGGCCACCAAGACCGGCCTCAGCGAGGTATTTGCCGTGGAATCTAAGGCAATTATGACGAAAGCAGAACAGATCGCTAAAGAGTACGGGCTATCCGTAACCGGCATAGTGGTCGACGAAGGGTACCCCGCTGATGAAATTGCGCGTGTAGCAAAAGAGGGGAAGAGCGATCTGATTGTTATCGGGAGTCACGGAAGTGCAGGCATCACCCATGCGGTCATGGGGAGCACTGCCCAACAGGTTATCGAACAAGCGCCTTGTCCCATCCTGGTAGTAAGACAATAA
- the tilS gene encoding tRNA lysidine(34) synthetase TilS: MKEKQVPLISIFRKTVARYGMFRAGDNVVAAVSGGPDSVALLHLLCELRETSPLNLSIAHFDHGLRGRESAEDAIFVGNLAEELGLPFHTGQGNALALKEKEGLSLEEACRELRYKFLREVAEKTGARRVAMGHTADDQAEEFLLRLIRGAGAKGLSGMPFIREGIFIRPLLEASRADILSYLTANKFSFRIDSSNEARGFLRNRIRHDLLPMLETNFNPRIRRILLQTASILREDETLLASMAEEAWTGLAKLEEGPEGQVIALDLRRYQEIPRPIQMRVMQKGLELSGTRLKDIGFRHLESIQSLAMKDGPYRRISLPGEVTVERIYQELRFSRKKIDKMPKDFLYEINGPGRYFLPEIGRTISFELMEGLGASFDDKSRSASYFDYGRIFFPLAVRSFRPGDRFYPDGMGGSQKVKDYFINKKIPRPLRSKIPIIEQGGQIVGIPGWRVDERFKLTEKTEQILRVSLD, translated from the coding sequence GTGAAAGAGAAACAAGTACCCTTAATATCCATATTTCGGAAGACGGTGGCCCGATACGGCATGTTTCGTGCCGGGGATAACGTGGTGGCGGCAGTCTCCGGCGGCCCGGATTCGGTGGCCCTGCTCCATCTCCTGTGCGAACTGAGAGAGACCAGTCCACTCAACCTTTCCATTGCCCATTTTGATCATGGCCTCCGCGGGAGAGAATCTGCAGAAGATGCCATTTTTGTCGGAAACCTGGCCGAGGAACTCGGCTTGCCTTTTCATACGGGCCAGGGCAATGCCCTGGCCTTAAAAGAGAAAGAAGGACTTTCTCTGGAAGAGGCCTGCCGCGAACTTCGTTATAAGTTTTTGCGGGAAGTAGCGGAGAAGACAGGGGCCCGGAGGGTAGCCATGGGACATACGGCCGATGACCAGGCCGAGGAATTTTTATTGCGATTGATCCGGGGGGCCGGGGCCAAGGGGCTATCCGGCATGCCCTTTATCCGGGAAGGGATATTTATCAGGCCTTTGCTCGAGGCCTCGCGAGCCGATATTTTATCTTATCTAACGGCTAATAAATTTTCTTTTCGGATTGATAGTTCAAACGAGGCTCGGGGTTTCCTGCGGAATCGTATCCGGCATGATTTATTGCCCATGCTGGAAACCAATTTTAATCCGCGCATCCGTCGAATCTTGCTTCAGACTGCTTCCATACTGCGGGAGGATGAGACCCTGCTGGCGAGTATGGCTGAGGAGGCTTGGACAGGCCTCGCTAAATTGGAAGAAGGACCGGAGGGACAGGTGATAGCGCTGGATTTGAGGCGTTATCAGGAAATTCCAAGGCCGATTCAGATGAGGGTCATGCAAAAGGGCCTTGAATTAAGCGGGACAAGATTGAAGGACATCGGGTTCAGGCATCTGGAATCTATTCAATCCCTGGCCATGAAAGACGGCCCTTATAGAAGGATTTCTCTGCCCGGCGAAGTAACAGTAGAGAGGATTTATCAGGAGTTGAGATTTAGCCGGAAGAAGATCGATAAGATGCCAAAAGATTTTTTATATGAGATAAACGGCCCAGGGAGGTACTTTTTGCCGGAGATAGGGCGAACTATTTCTTTTGAATTAATGGAGGGATTGGGCGCTTCTTTTGATGACAAATCACGCTCCGCTTCATATTTTGATTATGGGCGGATCTTTTTTCCCCTGGCGGTGCGTAGTTTCCGGCCGGGTGACCGGTTTTATCCAGACGGCATGGGCGGCAGTCAAAAGGTCAAGGACTATTTTATTAACAAAAAAATACCACGGCCTCTCAGGTCAAAAATACCCATAATTGAGCAAGGCGGTCAGATTGTGGGGATACCTGGATGGCGGGTTGATGAACGGTTTAAACTTACCGAAAAGACAGAACAGATACTCAGGGTTTCACTAGACTAA
- a CDS encoding sulfite exporter TauE/SafE family protein, whose product MKRYLFPIAIFLLVFLWISPALAAVDPAAAADAGGPWWQWPIILFVVTFVMGIVAVLGGVGGGVLFVPIISGFFPFHLDFVRGCGLLVALSGALAAGPGLLKRNMASLRLAIPVAVIASACAIVGAMLGLALPTNVVQTALGATILGICVIMLTAKKSEFPEVKKPDALSTALHITGIYREESTGKDIEWRVHRTPLGLATFIIIGVMAGMFGLGAGWANVPVLNLMMGAPLKISVATSKFLLSITDTSAAWIYLNKGCVIPMMVVPSLIGIMLGSLIGVKILAKAKPTFIRWMVIGILAFAGLKALTKGLGITLF is encoded by the coding sequence ATGAAACGATACTTGTTTCCAATTGCCATTTTTTTACTCGTCTTTCTTTGGATAAGCCCGGCGCTGGCTGCGGTTGATCCGGCCGCGGCGGCGGATGCCGGCGGGCCATGGTGGCAGTGGCCGATTATACTTTTTGTGGTCACCTTTGTCATGGGGATTGTCGCTGTTTTGGGCGGTGTTGGCGGCGGGGTATTGTTCGTCCCGATCATCAGCGGATTTTTCCCCTTTCACCTTGATTTCGTACGCGGGTGTGGTTTACTGGTGGCCCTTTCCGGGGCCCTGGCTGCCGGGCCCGGTCTCCTCAAGAGGAACATGGCCAGTCTGCGTCTGGCTATACCAGTGGCGGTAATCGCCTCGGCCTGTGCCATAGTGGGAGCCATGCTGGGTCTGGCCCTTCCCACGAATGTCGTCCAGACCGCATTGGGGGCAACGATTCTTGGTATTTGTGTTATCATGCTCACCGCCAAGAAATCTGAATTTCCCGAGGTCAAGAAACCCGATGCCCTGTCCACCGCTTTACACATCACAGGCATATATCGCGAGGAAAGCACCGGTAAGGATATCGAGTGGCGTGTACACCGGACGCCTCTGGGACTGGCAACCTTTATCATCATTGGCGTCATGGCCGGTATGTTTGGCCTGGGTGCCGGCTGGGCGAATGTGCCGGTGCTCAACCTCATGATGGGCGCTCCGCTTAAGATCAGCGTGGCTACGAGCAAATTCCTCTTATCCATCACCGACACCTCGGCCGCGTGGATTTATTTGAATAAAGGCTGTGTCATACCGATGATGGTAGTTCCGAGTTTGATCGGCATCATGCTGGGATCTTTGATCGGGGTTAAGATCCTGGCCAAGGCAAAGCCCACCTTTATCCGCTGGATGGTTATCGGCATTCTGGCCTTTGCCGGACTCAAGGCCCTGACCAAGGGATTAGGGATAACACTTTTTTAA
- a CDS encoding universal stress protein — protein MKSEETIATTCKLCPLSRHEKILVATDGSRYSEKALDGAVNIARKCGSSLYVLNVVELNPEFMSLAPEAVEKMERDSRTLLEETKERVSQKGITCETVIHEGEQPYEFIVSEAKRKKADLIVIGTHGRTGLKKLLMGSVAARVIGHAPCPVMVIPLRGSVGLKNILVATDGSIYAEAAVKEAISIAAACDSKLSAVCVVKGQRPTKYTSEAEKIVERVVKGAAKSNIQAEGIVREGEPYEVIADLAREKKVDIIIMGRYGRTGLTKLLMGSVTKRVIGHASCAVLVIPGSI, from the coding sequence ATGAAAAGCGAGGAGACTATCGCCACCACCTGTAAGCTATGCCCTTTGAGCAGACACGAAAAAATACTCGTGGCCACAGATGGGTCAAGGTATAGTGAGAAGGCCTTGGATGGGGCAGTGAATATAGCTAGAAAGTGTGGAAGCAGCCTTTATGTCTTAAACGTCGTGGAACTCAACCCCGAGTTTATGTCTCTGGCCCCTGAAGCCGTAGAAAAGATGGAAAGGGATTCCAGGACCTTACTGGAGGAAACAAAAGAACGTGTTTCCCAAAAGGGCATAACGTGTGAGACCGTTATTCATGAGGGTGAGCAGCCTTATGAGTTCATTGTTAGTGAAGCAAAGAGAAAAAAAGCCGACCTTATAGTCATAGGGACACATGGAAGAACCGGACTTAAAAAACTACTTATGGGTAGTGTAGCCGCTCGCGTCATTGGCCATGCACCGTGTCCGGTAATGGTCATTCCTCTTCGAGGATCGGTTGGTCTGAAAAATATACTCGTGGCCACGGATGGTTCAATATATGCTGAAGCGGCCGTGAAGGAGGCCATAAGTATTGCCGCAGCCTGCGACAGCAAACTTAGTGCAGTGTGTGTAGTTAAAGGCCAGAGACCTACAAAATACACGAGTGAAGCAGAAAAAATCGTTGAAAGGGTCGTAAAGGGCGCCGCCAAATCCAATATCCAAGCCGAAGGAATAGTCCGTGAAGGCGAGCCCTATGAGGTTATAGCGGATCTGGCCAGGGAGAAAAAGGTTGATATTATTATAATGGGCAGATACGGCCGGACCGGACTGACCAAACTATTAATGGGAAGCGTCACCAAAAGAGTAATCGGCCATGCATCCTGTGCAGTGCTGGTAATTCCGGGAAGTATATAA